In the genome of Candida albicans SC5314 chromosome 6, complete sequence, the window ATACGCATGTTTTTTTAGTATGGAATAGCTAAGTAGTAAGGATAACACAATTTAGCTTGAATAGGCTATAGGTGCCTGTAAccatttgaaacaaataaacatcGTTGGAAGAAACTGTAGTGGCAAAAcagaaaatgaataattacCTCTTGTTATACAATAATGCCAAATTTACCACAAACAAAAGACATGCTTATTATTGTCTGTACATATTTTCAAACGCTTGTGGTGGTATTGTAATACTCTTATGATTGTTATTGTGTCTTATGCATGTTATTTGACGGCTGGAATACTCAATAATGTTTGTTTAGCAAAAACACAACGATATTATTGTATAGTGTTTTCTGTATACCACAGTCACTCCTATGATATACTCGACAACACGGCCAAAGTAGAAGTCAACAACCCATTCCCTGTAAGATCTTCACTTTCAGCATTCCCCAAAAATTGAGATGTCTCTCTATCCCCACTTCCAATTCCCTGTTCAGTAATAAAAACTTTCCGAAAAGAAACAAGTAGAAGGTCATCTATTCTGGTGATTTTGCTTCCATTATGACCTCTAGTAGATAACTCATTCAAGTGAAGTTGTAATGGTTGAAATATACTTAGCAAATAAAACCTAACATAAGCATTATAATATTTCCATGCGTTCAATATCAAAGCTTGTAAAGATATGTCTGATGGTTCTGCAGTTTGTAAGTTATGATTCAATAGGGccatcaatttttcaaacaaattcGATAACTGACGGTAATCAAAATCCTCTACCTTTTCACGACCCAAGCTTGATACACTGGATCTTGTTTTCAGTCTAAAACTTCTTTCGTGATTGGGCTGGTGTAAACAAAAACTCTCCTTTACGAAATTtgcaatttcttcaacGCTAGTACTCAATATTGGACGCCTCTTACCCTTTTGACCAGAGTCAGATATTGTAAAAGATGGGGTAAATAGTGATCTCAAGTAATGATAAAGGTTGGAATATATCTTACTATCTTTGTCATGATCTAATTCACTTTCGTATATGCCCAATCCTACTTCGGTTTGGTGGTACTTGTTTAGCTTATTCTGAATAAACAGATCTGCTGGCACAAGCATTTTCTTATGAATATCCAAAAAGGAACTGTTTGTATGATCCAAATTGGTTTCTCcatcttcaattgaaatatttgggTTGGTGAAATTATATATCTGAGCTAGTTCAGGATTGCTGATTATTGAATTCGAGCTATTTGAGGAAAGACATAAAGTTGTCTTGGATGGTTTTGAGAAGTCATCAAACTTACCCGACAAAGGTGTCGTGCCAGTGGCAGCCAGGTTGTTATCTTGTTGAAGGTTGCTGCCACTATGATGGGATCGATGAAACAAACTATGAAATGTGGTACTCATGGGTGAGCTCATTGAGCTCTTTCTTGATTTATTCATCTCATTTAACAGATTACCAGTTATTATTTTTCGAAACGAAGAACTGTCTTCGCTTATTGTGCTACTAGTAtccaaaaacaaatctGGTTTCCGACTGCTTTGATTCTTGGGAaacttcaactttttgGCAATTCTCAACTTATTGCCACTAACACTCTTGCTTGATTCAGATGGAGATGTAGATTCTCGGAGTGTCTTTGGTGAACTATCATCATCGCTTGAAGAGGGATGAACTGAAATGTTAGATGATGACTTATTTCTAGTGAATAGCCTGGATAAAGCATTGCTAGTTTTAGTGGTTGAGTTAGTTAGGTTTGACGAAAACGAAGTATTCGTGTTTAGTTTTCTCAAGGTGTTGAAGTCGACATTAGCAATTTGTGAACTAGATGGAGCACCAtgtatttttgttgatgtcGAAGCATTCGATTGTTTGAATATCGATGAACCCGGAGACTCTTGATTAGGGACTTCAGACATTGTACAATACAAAGCAAATTTCTTAAATAAAGTATCGTGGTGACTGCCAAGCCTTGCTCTCTCCTTATGGATGGTTCAAATTGTGGAATTTTAACAACGATTCacataaagaaaaatgggATTAGTGGTGGTGCATCCTGAGAATAAAATCGTGTCAACAAAAAGTACACCTttagaattgaattcaacttttgacgactctttttttcttctcgTTTCTCTATTTACCTAATATCCGTGAAATGACTTATCGTGAAAGATACCATACCACAATCAGTCTTCATGGTCAACACAAGTATTGAATGTGAATGTACAAGCTAACGTAGTACCGAATATTTTCTAGCTCAAAGCCATTCCAAGAATTTCCGGattgtttatatttctCTAACTCCCTCGTCAAAGTAATGACGCGACACCACCCTTGTTATTTAAGTTTATGGTGTCGTGTTTATGTACAACATTGCCTGCCTCGTGtgtatatttttcaacaatagtagtagttacGCCAGAATAAATTTTCGTGTTTTCTCAGGTGAGTTATTTATAGAATAAGCTACACAAAGGTGATTTCTAAGTCGCGTTTCTCTTGATTATTAACCAATGGTGTTTTGCAAAATTGGATCTTACACGATCAATAGAGAATACACCAAAGACCTATCGAAATCAGTATGAACTATCAGTCTTAATAAAACCTATCAAGAGTGAGTCTAGCAGCACCAGAAGCTATTGCAGATACTTAGCTGTGTAAAATATATGTAAATTTAGGCTTTCAAGATGGATTGGTTGgttcaattgtttgttaCTGCCAATTTTGTGTCACATAATTTTTACTCTACATTTTATAgatttttgcaaaaatatTGAACTAAACTTTACTTTTATCTCTTTGCAATTACTAAATAATTCCAACTTTGAATCTAATTACTCCCAAAACTCCCTTAAagcaatttgtttaatcaattggttATCTCAAATGGGATAATTGACTATGAAACAACActatcatcaatattttgagTTTCCCAGGGCCTATTTTGATGGTCAACTATGGCTATCAAATACTAGTCCACGTGATATAGTCATTCAAT includes:
- a CDS encoding uncharacterized protein (Predicted ORF overlapping the Major Repeat Sequence on chromosome 6; member of a family encoded by FGR6-related genes in the RB2 repeat sequence; rat catheter biofilm repressed), whose protein sequence is MSEVPNQESPGSSIFKQSNASTSTKIHGAPSSSQIANVDFNTLRKLNTNTSFSSNLTNSTTKTSNALSRLFTRNKSSSNISVHPSSSDDDSSPKTLRESTSPSESSKSVSGNKLRIAKKLKFPKNQSSRKPDLFLDTSSTISEDSSSFRKIITGNSLNEMNKSRKSSMSSPMSTTFHSLFHRSHHSGSNLQQDNNSAATGTTPLSGKFDDFSKPSKTTLCLSSNSSNSIISNPELAQIYNFTNPNISIEDGETNLDHTNSSFLDIHKKMLVPADSFIQNKLNKYHQTEVGLGIYESELDHDKDSKIYSNLYHYLRSLFTPSFTISDSGQKGKRRPILSTSVEEIANFVKESFCLHQPNHERSFRSKTRSSVSSLGREKVEDFDYRQLSNLFEKLMALLNHNLQTAEPSDISLQALILNAWKYYNAYVRFYLLSIFQPLQLHLNELSTRGHNGSKITRIDDLLLVSFRKVFITEQGIGSGDRETSQFLGNAESEDLTGNGLLTSTLAVLSSIS